From one Tetragenococcus osmophilus genomic stretch:
- a CDS encoding IS5 family transposase, with product MYKSQPYVQISFEDFNQPLGLHMNPENRWVKKAEQIPWGQLEKDYAKNFPNPKGNVAKSLRMALGALLIQKEYHYSDEETVAQIQENPYLQFFVGLPGYQEEAPFEASSMVHFRKRLDEVTLMQINEKILSYNQKDDDDPTPPTDGSNSGTLTLDATCAPQNIKYPTDTELLNDARTHAEKIVDSLCQDYQWKKPRIYRQLAQKVYLNIVRRKKKAKKWLRKQIRKMLGFVKRDIQVIQKFLDRGAQLTEQQAIWWTTIQNIYEQQRYMYDNHTHSVQDRIVSFHQPWLRPIVRGKAKASVEFGAKFDMSLDQGIARLEYSSFDAYNESDILISTIRRYHDRHGNYPERVLADKIYRNRKNLNYCKQRGIRLSGPALGRPKKNEVRDKTIDEQDNADRVAVERGFSQLKGCFGANLITTKRKDTTLSSIALSVLALNLSKLTADALRQILSNVFKSRQIKNWTLYFSFFTKFTIIQ from the coding sequence ATGTACAAATCACAACCCTACGTCCAAATTTCTTTTGAAGATTTCAATCAACCCTTAGGTCTTCATATGAACCCAGAAAACCGTTGGGTAAAAAAAGCGGAACAAATTCCTTGGGGCCAACTGGAAAAAGACTATGCGAAAAACTTTCCAAATCCCAAAGGCAATGTGGCTAAGTCGTTACGTATGGCCTTAGGCGCGCTTTTAATTCAAAAAGAGTATCACTACAGTGACGAAGAAACTGTCGCTCAAATCCAAGAGAATCCTTACCTGCAATTTTTCGTGGGGCTGCCTGGCTATCAGGAAGAAGCGCCTTTTGAAGCCTCTTCCATGGTCCACTTTCGTAAGCGTTTGGATGAAGTCACACTAATGCAAATCAACGAAAAAATCTTGTCTTACAATCAAAAAGATGACGATGATCCCACACCGCCCACAGACGGTTCCAACAGTGGAACACTGACATTAGACGCGACTTGTGCCCCGCAAAACATCAAATATCCGACGGATACGGAGCTATTAAATGATGCACGAACACATGCGGAAAAAATCGTAGATAGCCTCTGTCAAGACTATCAATGGAAGAAACCACGGATTTATCGGCAATTAGCGCAAAAAGTTTATCTGAATATCGTCCGTCGTAAGAAAAAAGCAAAAAAGTGGTTACGGAAGCAAATACGCAAAATGTTAGGATTTGTCAAACGTGATATCCAAGTGATTCAGAAATTTTTAGACCGAGGCGCTCAATTAACAGAACAACAAGCGATTTGGTGGACAACCATTCAAAACATTTATGAACAACAACGTTATATGTATGATAATCACACCCACTCTGTGCAAGATCGGATCGTTAGTTTTCATCAACCATGGTTGCGTCCTATTGTGCGGGGAAAAGCCAAAGCCTCCGTCGAGTTTGGTGCCAAATTTGATATGAGTCTTGATCAAGGTATCGCCCGCCTAGAATATAGCAGTTTCGATGCTTATAACGAGTCAGATATTTTAATTTCTACGATTCGTCGTTACCACGACCGACATGGAAACTACCCTGAACGTGTCTTAGCAGACAAGATTTATCGTAATCGAAAAAACCTCAATTATTGTAAACAACGGGGCATCCGATTATCGGGACCTGCACTAGGGCGCCCGAAAAAGAACGAAGTTCGTGATAAAACCATCGATGAACAAGACAATGCCGATCGTGTCGCGGTTGAACGTGGATTTAGCCAATTAAAGGGGTGTTTTGGCGCTAATTTGATAACAACTAAACGTAAAGATACTACGCTTTCAAGCATTGCTTTGAGCGTTTTGGCACTCAATCTGTCTAAATTGACGGCAGATGCTTTACGCCAAATTTTATCTAACGTCTTCAAAAGCAGGCAAATAAAGAATTGGACGCTTTATTTTAGCTTTTTTACAAAGTTCACAATTATTCAGTAG
- the rpmB gene encoding 50S ribosomal protein L28: MSKECYFTGRKTRTGNNRSHAMNATKRTVKPNLQKVRILENGKPKNVWVSARALKSGKVERI; this comes from the coding sequence ATGTCAAAAGAATGTTATTTCACAGGCCGTAAAACTAGAACCGGCAATAACCGTTCCCATGCGATGAACGCTACTAAACGTACTGTAAAACCAAACTTACAAAAAGTTCGCATATTAGAAAATGGCAAACCAAAAAATGTTTGGGTATCTGCTCGTGCTTTGAAGTCTGGAAAAGTTGAGCGCATATAA
- a CDS encoding VOC family protein yields the protein MKIQRIDHIGIIVNDLYHVKAFFIELGLKELGETEVKGEWVEKIIGLDNVKETVAMLETPVGETMIELVKFHSPSDKKGLEQFPSNTLGIRHIAFAVEDIDSLVTNMEKKGAALIGDIQNYKNMYKLCYIRGPEGIILELAEKLKNNVGS from the coding sequence ATGAAAATTCAGCGGATCGATCATATTGGCATTATTGTGAATGACCTTTATCACGTTAAAGCTTTTTTCATTGAATTGGGACTTAAGGAGTTGGGGGAAACAGAAGTAAAAGGAGAATGGGTAGAAAAAATTATAGGGCTGGATAATGTAAAAGAAACAGTGGCGATGTTAGAAACACCAGTTGGAGAAACGATGATAGAATTGGTAAAGTTTCATTCCCCCTCTGATAAAAAAGGGTTGGAACAATTCCCATCAAATACATTAGGGATTCGTCACATTGCGTTTGCTGTCGAAGATATTGATAGCCTCGTCACTAATATGGAAAAGAAAGGCGCAGCGCTTATTGGCGATATTCAAAATTATAAAAATATGTATAAATTGTGTTATATTCGCGGACCAGAAGGTATCATTTTAGAGTTAGCAGAAAAATTGAAAAATAACGTAGGAAGTTAA
- a CDS encoding AbgT family transporter — protein MNELENQKNKGFFGWIERVGNKLPDPVVLFIILAAIVVVISGIAGATGLSVEYFDAAEGENTTVEAVSLLSAEGLNHMFNSAVDNFTGFAPLGTVLVTMLGVGVAEWTGLIASTLKRLLSNVPAFLLSASVVFAGIISNIASDVGYIVIIPLGALIFAGAGRHPLAGLAAAFAGVSGGFSANLLVGPLDAIVVEIANEALSSAGINYEMSITANWYFMVASTILLTIVGALVTDKFVEPRLGEYKGDYRPDFESLSKVELKGLRNALIVLVVYAVIMGILMFPQGALFRSYDEALGTESINNFLSSGLLLGIFLLFVLPGLAYGITVGKIKNSSDFVKGMSESMSSMGNYIVLAFFAGQLINYFEYTNLGTILSVSGADLLESIHLTGLPLILGFIVVSGFINLFIGSASAKWAILAPIFTPMLYNLNIAPELTLIAYRVADSSTNVISPLLNYFPMILIFAQRYDKKAGIGTIISTMLAYSMAFLLTWTILLIIWFLFSIPLGPGAGLTL, from the coding sequence ATGAATGAGTTAGAAAACCAGAAGAATAAAGGTTTTTTTGGTTGGATTGAACGGGTAGGTAACAAATTACCTGATCCCGTTGTTTTATTTATTATCTTAGCGGCAATTGTCGTTGTAATATCGGGAATTGCCGGTGCAACGGGTTTAAGCGTTGAATATTTTGACGCCGCGGAAGGAGAAAATACCACAGTAGAAGCTGTCTCCTTACTATCAGCTGAAGGACTAAATCATATGTTCAATTCGGCTGTAGACAACTTCACTGGATTTGCGCCTTTAGGTACAGTACTTGTTACTATGCTTGGGGTTGGTGTTGCAGAGTGGACAGGCCTTATTGCCTCGACATTAAAGCGTCTATTATCTAATGTCCCAGCTTTTCTTCTTTCAGCCTCTGTTGTATTTGCAGGAATCATATCAAATATCGCTTCAGATGTCGGCTATATTGTAATTATTCCTTTAGGCGCACTTATCTTTGCTGGTGCAGGTCGCCATCCGCTTGCTGGTTTAGCAGCTGCTTTTGCCGGGGTATCTGGTGGTTTTTCTGCTAACTTACTAGTAGGTCCTTTGGATGCTATCGTTGTAGAAATCGCAAATGAAGCATTAAGTTCTGCTGGAATTAACTATGAAATGTCGATTACAGCCAATTGGTACTTCATGGTTGCTTCTACAATCTTATTAACCATTGTAGGTGCTTTAGTCACTGACAAATTTGTCGAGCCTAGGCTAGGCGAATACAAAGGAGACTATCGCCCTGACTTTGAATCCTTATCAAAAGTTGAACTAAAAGGGCTACGCAATGCTTTGATCGTCCTAGTTGTTTATGCAGTTATCATGGGGATCTTGATGTTTCCGCAAGGAGCTTTATTCAGAAGTTACGATGAAGCCCTTGGTACAGAATCCATCAATAACTTCTTATCAAGTGGCTTACTCTTAGGTATTTTCTTGTTATTCGTTTTGCCTGGTTTGGCTTACGGTATAACTGTTGGCAAAATTAAAAATTCTTCTGATTTTGTCAAAGGTATGTCCGAATCGATGAGCTCGATGGGGAATTATATCGTGTTAGCTTTCTTTGCGGGACAGCTAATTAATTATTTCGAATACACTAACTTAGGGACAATTTTATCAGTTTCAGGTGCTGACTTATTAGAATCTATTCATTTAACAGGTTTACCATTAATCTTAGGATTTATTGTCGTATCTGGTTTTATCAATCTGTTTATTGGCTCTGCTTCTGCAAAATGGGCAATCTTAGCTCCAATCTTTACACCTATGCTTTATAATTTAAATATTGCCCCTGAATTGACATTAATTGCTTATAGGGTTGCTGATTCTTCAACAAACGTTATATCCCCCTTGTTGAATTACTTCCCTATGATTTTAATCTTTGCGCAACGTTATGATAAAAAGGCTGGTATTGGAACAATCATATCTACAATGTTAGCTTACTCTATGGCATTCTTACTGACTTGGACAATCCTTCTTATCATCTGGTTCTTATTTAGTATTCCATTAGGCCCTGGAGCAGGTCTAACGCTATAA
- a CDS encoding IS5 family transposase gives MYKSQPYVQISFEDFNQPLGLHMNPENRWVKKAEQIPWGQLEKDYAKNFPNPKGNVAKSLRMALGALLIQKEYHYSDEETVAQIQENPYLQFFVGLPGYQEEAPFEASSMVHFRKRLDEVTLMQINEKILSYNQKDDDDPTPPTDGSNSGTLTLDATCAPQNIKYPTDTELLNDARTHAEKIVDSLCQDYQWKKPRIYRQLAQKVYLNIVRRKKKAKKWLRKQIRKMLGFVKRDIQVIQKFLDRGAQLTEQQAIWWTTIQNIYEQQRYMYDNHTHSVQDRIVSFHQPWLRPIVRGKAKASVEFGAKFDMSLDQGIARLEYSSFDAYNESDILISTIRRYHDRHGNYPERVLADKIYRNRKNLNYCKQRGIRLSGPALGRPKKNEVRDKTIDEQDNADRVAVERGFSQLKGCFGADLITTKRKDTTLSSIALSVLALNLSKLTADALRQILSNVFKSRQIKNWTLYFSFFTKFTIIQ, from the coding sequence ATGTACAAATCACAACCCTACGTCCAAATTTCTTTTGAAGATTTCAATCAACCCTTAGGTCTTCATATGAACCCAGAAAACCGTTGGGTAAAAAAAGCGGAACAAATTCCTTGGGGCCAACTGGAAAAAGACTATGCGAAAAACTTTCCAAATCCCAAAGGCAATGTGGCTAAGTCGTTACGTATGGCCTTAGGCGCGCTTTTAATTCAAAAAGAGTATCACTACAGTGACGAAGAAACTGTCGCTCAAATCCAAGAGAATCCTTACCTGCAATTTTTCGTGGGGCTGCCTGGCTATCAGGAAGAAGCGCCTTTTGAAGCCTCTTCCATGGTCCACTTTCGTAAGCGTTTGGATGAAGTCACACTAATGCAAATCAACGAAAAAATCTTGTCTTACAATCAAAAAGATGACGATGATCCCACACCGCCCACAGACGGTTCCAACAGTGGAACACTGACATTAGACGCGACTTGTGCCCCGCAAAACATCAAATATCCGACGGATACGGAGCTATTAAATGATGCACGAACACATGCGGAAAAAATCGTAGATAGCCTCTGTCAAGACTATCAATGGAAGAAACCACGGATTTATCGGCAATTAGCGCAAAAAGTTTATCTGAATATCGTCCGTCGTAAGAAAAAAGCAAAAAAGTGGTTACGGAAGCAAATACGCAAAATGTTAGGATTTGTCAAACGTGATATCCAAGTGATTCAGAAATTTTTAGACCGAGGCGCTCAATTAACAGAACAACAAGCGATTTGGTGGACAACCATTCAAAACATTTATGAACAACAACGTTATATGTATGATAATCACACCCACTCTGTGCAAGATCGGATCGTTAGTTTTCATCAACCATGGTTGCGTCCTATTGTGCGGGGAAAAGCCAAAGCCTCCGTCGAGTTTGGTGCCAAATTTGATATGAGTCTTGATCAAGGTATCGCCCGCCTAGAATATAGCAGTTTCGATGCTTATAACGAGTCAGATATTTTAATTTCTACGATTCGTCGTTACCACGACCGACATGGAAACTACCCTGAACGTGTCTTAGCAGACAAGATTTATCGTAATCGAAAAAACCTCAATTATTGTAAACAACGGGGCATCCGATTATCGGGACCTGCACTAGGGCGCCCGAAAAAGAACGAAGTTCGTGATAAAACCATCGATGAACAAGACAATGCCGATCGTGTCGCGGTTGAACGTGGATTTAGCCAATTAAAGGGGTGTTTTGGCGCTGATTTGATAACAACTAAACGTAAAGATACTACGCTTTCAAGCATTGCTTTGAGCGTTTTGGCACTCAATCTGTCTAAATTGACGGCAGATGCTTTACGCCAAATTTTATCTAACGTCTTCAAAAGCAGGCAAATAAAGAATTGGACGCTTTATTTTAGCTTTTTTACAAAGTTCACAATTATTCAGTAG
- a CDS encoding Asp23/Gls24 family envelope stress response protein produces the protein MAVKINTSIGTIEITNDVIATVVGGAATDVFGIVGMASKNQLKDNINEILRKENYARGIVVRQEENGIAVDVYTIVSYGTKISEVSRNVQEKVKYNLETMLGVVANSVNVFVQGVRVLPD, from the coding sequence ATGGCTGTAAAAATAAATACCTCGATTGGTACAATTGAAATTACAAATGACGTAATTGCAACAGTTGTCGGTGGTGCGGCAACTGATGTTTTTGGTATTGTTGGGATGGCTAGTAAAAACCAACTAAAAGATAATATTAATGAAATTTTACGAAAAGAAAATTACGCGCGTGGCATCGTGGTGCGGCAAGAAGAAAACGGAATTGCCGTAGATGTTTATACAATTGTAAGTTATGGTACTAAGATTTCAGAAGTTTCCCGTAATGTACAAGAAAAAGTGAAATATAACCTTGAAACAATGCTTGGCGTTGTTGCTAATTCAGTAAATGTGTTTGTACAAGGTGTACGAGTACTACCAGATTAA
- a CDS encoding DAK2 domain-containing protein, which translates to MKVTDISASQFQEMVRAGANRLQANAEFVNSLNVFPVPDGDTGTNMNLSMSSGAKEVTDSSSEKVGELADCLSKGLLMGARGNSGVILSQLFRGFSKNVEELDVLTANDLAQAFKHGVNTAYKAVMKPVEGTILTVARVAAEYGEKKAASTDDCIEVMSAIVKGGKRALDKTPDLLPVLKEVGVVDSGGQGLLFVYEGFLNALNGEFEDEDQAVSPAAMDELVNAEHHRSVQSQLSTDEITYGYCTEIMVEIGDGPTVESEFDYDTFRNYLNELGDSLLVVNDDEIIKVHVHTEYPGEVMNYGQKFGSLTKVKVDNMRLQHETILDSDESQAPQKQPRCAYAIITVAAGQGVRQLFESLGAKYVISGGQTMNPSTEDITKAIEEVNADQVIILPNNKNIFMSANQAAELAEVPVEVVPSKTISQGMTAMLGFNERQSLSDNKEAMNQMLDMVVSGSITHAIRDSSIEGINIKKDDFLGMVDGKIAVSNADILESSKETLKQMITEDTEIITIIVGEDGSQKDAEKLEEAVLAIDNELEVEIHEGNQPVYPYIFSAE; encoded by the coding sequence GTGAAAGTAACGGATATTAGCGCAAGCCAATTTCAAGAAATGGTCCGAGCGGGCGCGAATCGTCTTCAAGCAAATGCAGAGTTTGTTAATTCGTTAAACGTATTTCCAGTACCAGATGGAGACACGGGTACGAATATGAATTTATCAATGTCTAGTGGTGCTAAAGAGGTGACTGATTCTTCTTCGGAAAAGGTTGGGGAATTAGCTGACTGTCTATCAAAAGGACTATTAATGGGCGCTAGAGGAAACTCAGGCGTTATTTTGTCACAATTATTTCGTGGATTTAGTAAAAATGTCGAAGAGCTGGATGTGTTAACAGCCAATGATTTAGCACAAGCTTTCAAACACGGGGTTAATACCGCTTATAAAGCCGTGATGAAACCAGTTGAAGGGACAATTTTAACAGTTGCACGCGTAGCAGCTGAATACGGTGAAAAAAAGGCAGCCAGTACAGATGACTGTATCGAAGTGATGTCAGCTATTGTAAAAGGTGGAAAACGGGCCTTAGATAAAACACCGGACTTATTGCCTGTTTTAAAGGAAGTAGGCGTTGTAGATAGTGGTGGACAAGGTCTTTTATTTGTTTATGAAGGTTTCTTAAATGCCTTAAATGGAGAGTTTGAAGATGAAGATCAGGCTGTTTCGCCAGCTGCTATGGATGAGTTAGTGAACGCTGAACATCACCGTAGTGTGCAAAGTCAGCTGTCTACAGATGAGATTACTTATGGCTATTGCACGGAAATTATGGTGGAAATCGGAGATGGCCCTACCGTAGAAAGTGAATTTGATTATGATACTTTTCGTAATTATTTAAATGAATTAGGGGATTCCTTACTTGTTGTCAACGATGATGAAATTATCAAAGTCCATGTACATACGGAATATCCAGGTGAGGTTATGAATTATGGCCAAAAATTTGGTTCATTAACAAAAGTAAAAGTGGATAATATGCGTTTGCAACATGAAACCATTTTAGATAGTGATGAAAGTCAAGCACCACAAAAACAACCACGATGTGCTTATGCCATTATTACGGTAGCTGCTGGGCAAGGAGTACGACAACTTTTTGAAAGCTTAGGAGCAAAATATGTAATTTCTGGTGGACAAACGATGAATCCAAGTACGGAAGACATTACTAAGGCGATTGAAGAAGTAAACGCTGATCAAGTTATTATTTTACCTAATAATAAAAATATCTTTATGTCGGCTAACCAAGCGGCTGAATTAGCTGAGGTTCCTGTTGAAGTGGTACCTTCTAAAACAATCTCTCAAGGAATGACAGCTATGTTAGGCTTTAATGAACGTCAATCTTTGTCTGATAATAAAGAAGCCATGAACCAAATGTTAGATATGGTGGTCTCTGGCTCCATTACTCATGCCATTCGTGATTCGAGTATTGAAGGAATAAACATTAAAAAAGATGACTTTTTAGGTATGGTTGACGGAAAGATTGCTGTGTCAAATGCTGATATTTTAGAATCTTCTAAAGAAACATTGAAGCAAATGATCACAGAGGATACAGAAATTATTACCATTATTGTTGGAGAAGACGGTTCGCAAAAAGATGCCGAAAAATTAGAAGAGGCTGTTTTGGCAATTGATAATGAATTAGAAGTTGAAATTCATGAAGGAAATCAACCCGTATATCCGTATATTTTTTCAGCTGAATAG
- a CDS encoding PH domain-containing protein, translating to MNQSAKLENVINFINTHEIDFIDSKYVLYGRTDATNISLFLFGGLGALSMKQYIMILGKSHLTLILLSMKGDFKEDFLVISYDDIFDISFNEGVFTNVFTFYTENEKLKIRCNKKILGMHWQKANMASCLNHPAIAKYV from the coding sequence ATGAACCAATCCGCAAAACTTGAAAATGTTATTAACTTCATTAACACACACGAGATAGACTTTATTGATTCAAAATACGTTCTCTATGGAAGGACAGACGCTACTAATATTAGTTTATTTTTATTTGGTGGACTAGGGGCTTTATCGATGAAACAATATATCATGATTTTAGGAAAGAGTCATCTAACATTGATTCTATTATCCATGAAAGGGGACTTTAAAGAAGACTTTCTTGTTATTTCCTATGATGATATATTTGATATTTCTTTTAATGAGGGGGTATTTACGAACGTATTTACTTTCTATACGGAGAATGAAAAATTAAAAATTCGATGCAATAAAAAGATCCTAGGAATGCATTGGCAAAAAGCGAATATGGCTTCATGTCTTAATCATCCTGCAATAGCTAAATATGTCTAA
- a CDS encoding GIY-YIG nuclease family protein, producing the protein MKKTIQGEHTLYAVKGFLQEEKNIQIGKLGEFTFARGYYVYVGSAKRNIQARINRHIQVEKKKRWHLDYLRPYLHIEEVQTFLGEEGECQLFARLQEKNGGIIPAKGFGSSDCHCLSHLFYSLNESQL; encoded by the coding sequence ATGAAAAAAACAATTCAAGGAGAGCATACCCTTTACGCAGTAAAAGGCTTTTTGCAGGAAGAAAAAAATATTCAAATAGGGAAACTAGGAGAGTTTACTTTTGCAAGAGGATACTATGTTTACGTAGGAAGTGCCAAACGAAATATCCAAGCGAGAATAAATAGACATATTCAAGTAGAGAAAAAGAAACGCTGGCATTTAGATTATTTACGTCCTTATTTGCATATAGAAGAAGTCCAAACGTTTTTAGGTGAAGAAGGTGAATGCCAGCTTTTTGCCCGCCTGCAAGAAAAAAATGGTGGAATTATTCCAGCAAAAGGGTTTGGCTCGTCTGATTGTCACTGCCTTTCTCATTTATTTTATTCGTTAAATGAAAGTCAACTTTAA
- a CDS encoding pyridoxamine 5'-phosphate oxidase family protein, with the protein MKTQDIMKILEKDMKVAIFATVDENNHPHARPINIGVANEEGVFFMTSPKTNFYQQMQSNSKIAITGFLEEEYLIQVIRIEGKVRKLGKEKLQEVLQDNSYIDQVYPDKEEQQSVQVFQLYEGEGFYHSLTQGHKYTFTIQSSEQ; encoded by the coding sequence ATGAAAACCCAAGATATCATGAAGATTTTAGAAAAAGATATGAAAGTGGCTATATTTGCAACTGTTGATGAGAATAACCATCCTCACGCTCGCCCTATTAATATCGGAGTGGCTAATGAAGAGGGAGTTTTTTTCATGACCAGCCCCAAAACGAATTTCTACCAACAGATGCAAAGTAACTCGAAGATTGCTATTACGGGATTTTTAGAAGAAGAATATTTAATTCAAGTGATACGAATTGAAGGGAAGGTTAGAAAATTAGGGAAGGAAAAACTTCAAGAAGTATTACAGGATAATTCTTATATTGACCAAGTTTATCCCGATAAAGAAGAACAACAAAGTGTGCAAGTCTTTCAGCTTTACGAAGGAGAAGGATTCTATCATAGTTTAACACAGGGTCATAAGTATACATTTACGATTCAATCGTCTGAGCAATAA
- a CDS encoding DUF368 domain-containing protein: MNYFWMIIKGVMMGIANIVPGVSGGTMAISLGIYDDMIYAISHLIKKWKNSLKILLPLGIGLAIGVVFFSYAIEFLLSQYTLPTALAFIGLILGGLPILFQEFRAAMKQKRVNLNITHIVVFLIFFILVIGMSLMQETQAHSAGLEVNLSNIVLLFFIGIVTSATMVVPGISGSLILMVFGYYYSIINTVTSFFDALRILNWESLIYNASLLFPFGVGILLGVFLISKIIEYLFIHYPSLTYSGIFGLIIASPFAIIYNTNALADLSSSNAISFTSIGIILLLIAFYLTYRLGKVKQPDSK; the protein is encoded by the coding sequence TTGAATTATTTTTGGATGATCATTAAGGGAGTTATGATGGGCATTGCAAATATCGTGCCCGGAGTCAGCGGAGGAACGATGGCTATTTCATTGGGGATTTACGATGATATGATTTATGCCATTTCCCATTTAATCAAAAAATGGAAAAACAGCTTAAAAATCCTACTTCCACTAGGCATTGGTTTAGCTATTGGTGTTGTCTTTTTTTCCTATGCCATTGAGTTTTTATTAAGCCAATATACGTTACCTACAGCTCTTGCATTTATAGGCCTTATTCTTGGTGGTCTTCCTATCTTATTCCAAGAATTTCGTGCTGCAATGAAACAAAAACGTGTAAATCTAAACATTACTCATATTGTCGTTTTTCTTATTTTTTTTATATTAGTTATAGGAATGTCTTTAATGCAAGAAACTCAAGCTCATTCAGCAGGGCTTGAAGTTAACTTGTCAAATATCGTTCTATTATTCTTTATTGGTATTGTTACTTCTGCGACTATGGTTGTGCCTGGAATCAGTGGGTCTCTTATTTTAATGGTTTTTGGTTACTATTACAGTATTATTAACACCGTGACAAGTTTCTTTGATGCTCTCCGTATACTCAATTGGGAAAGTCTAATTTATAACGCCAGCCTTTTATTCCCTTTCGGAGTAGGTATTTTATTAGGTGTTTTTTTGATTAGTAAAATCATCGAATACTTATTCATTCATTATCCAAGTTTAACTTATAGTGGAATCTTCGGTTTGATTATCGCTTCTCCATTTGCCATTATTTATAATACAAATGCTCTGGCTGATCTATCCAGTTCTAATGCCATCTCTTTTACAAGTATTGGAATAATATTATTGCTTATCGCTTTTTATTTAACATATCGTTTAGGCAAAGTTAAACAACCAGATTCAAAATAA